In the Penaeus chinensis breed Huanghai No. 1 chromosome 31, ASM1920278v2, whole genome shotgun sequence genome, one interval contains:
- the LOC125041867 gene encoding eukaryotic translation initiation factor 2A-like, with protein MTHFAVHNSTGICFADGAPSFGSNTTNFEGFEGKVKGFAIADDGSRFAWISDGQVHVVEAPKWEKIGSLKHPRAQEVCFSPMGSFLAVWDTYVKNKDQNQAQPNLSVYDVGKKKLLRSFFQQSQISWQPQWTADEAIMARNITSEVHFFKANDLATVAEKKVLAKLKSFSLSPSKNTHYVTFFMPSVQGAPAFVHLYKYPDFKEASNALANKSFFKVDSIDNFWNKQCTACLILTGAEMDKTGTSYYGEHMLFFLSIKGDATRITFAKPGNIHSVAWCPNGQEFFVVYGTMPSKATLFNQKCEAIAEFGTGARNTILVNPSGNIAMIGGFGNIAARFEMWDIANQKKISESECSDTTHVKWAPCGQYLMTSTCSPRLRVNNGYKLWHYSGTLQHETFVDELYAVSFLPNPQLAKPFTVSGKPVKGIESSIATASKQKYIPPSQRGAKGGPVGAPSTEKKFLSQMEDQLKMEEPAQLSKSAMKNKKKREAAKKKREEEAESGGKGGKNWREPQPDSPPASVAAPASGPASGPASGPASGPAAQVELTGDPDKDKKIKNLKKKLDAIAKLKAEQKSGKTLEINQLSKIATEDKLLKELEDLSL; from the exons TTCATAATTCCACTGGCATTTGCTTTGCCGATGGAGCTCCCAGCTTTGGCAGCAACACAACCAACTTTGAAGGCTTTGAAGGCAAAGTAAAGGGCTTTGCCATCGCAGATGATGGCTCAAGATTTGCTTGGATTTCTGATGGCCA AGTCCATGTGGTGGAGGCTCCAAAATGGGAAAAGATTGGATCCCTGAAGCACCCTCGTGCCCAGGAAGTTTGCTTCTCCCCAATGGGCAGTTTCTTGGCTGTGTGGGACACCTATGTCA AAAATAAAGATCAAAACCAAGCACAGCCTAACTTGAGCGTGTATGACGTAGGTAAAAAGAAGTTGCTGCGATCATTTTTCCAGCAGAGCCAGATCAGTTG GCAACCACAATGGACAGCTGATGAAGCAATTATGGCAAGGAATATTACGAGTGAAGTTCACTTCTTCAAGGCAAATGACCTTGCTACAGTGGCTGAAAAGAAAGTTCTGGCAAAACTGAAGTCCTTTAGCTTGTCTCCTTCAAAGAACACTCACTATGTTACATTCTTTATGCCAA GTGTACAAGGAGCTCCAGCTTTTGTGCATTTATACAAGTATCCAGACTTCAAGGAAGCCTCCAATGCTCTTGCCAACAAAAGCTTCTTTAAG GTAGACTCAATTGACAACTTTTGGAACAAGCAGTGCACTGCATGCTTAATCCTAACTGGAGCAGAAATGGACAAAACCGGAACTTCTTATTATGGAGAGCACATGCTGTTCTTCCTTAGCATAAAGGGAGATGCCACAAGAATAACATTTG CAAAGCCAGGAAACATCCACTCTGTTGCTTGGTGTCCAAATGGACAAGAATTCTTTGTTGTGTACGGGACCATGCCCTCTAAGGCCACGTTATTCAACCAAAAGTGCGAAGCTATTGCAGAGTTTGGTACAGGGGCCCGGAACACCATTCTTGTGAATCCATCTGGCAACATTGCTATGATTGGTGGATTTGGTAACATTGCAGCTAGGTTTGAG ATGTGGGACATAGCAAACCAAAAGAAGATAAGTGAATCTGAATGTTCCGATACAACACATGTAAAGTGGGCTCCTTGTGGGCAGTATCTGATGACATCAACTTGCTCTCCAAGGCTGAGAGTCAATAATGG ATACAAGCTGTGGCACTATTCAGGAACATTGCAGCATGAGACATTTGTAGATGAACTCTATGCTGTTAGTTTTCTACCCAATCCTCAGCTAGCTAAGCCTTTCACTGTGTCAGGCAAACCTGTGAAGGGCATTGAATCCTCCATAGCTACAG CATCCAAGCAGAAGTACATCCCACCATCCCAGAGAGGTGCCAAAGGGGGTCCTGTGGGGGCGCCATCAACAGAGAAGAAATTCCTGAGTCAGATGGAGGATCAACTGAAAATGGaag AGCCTGCCCAGCTGTCCAAATCggcaatgaaaaacaaaaagaagagagaggcagctAAGAAGAAGCgcgaggaggaagcagagagtggaggaaaggggggtaagaACTGGAGGGAGCCGCAACCAGACTCTCCCCCGGCCAGTGTAGCTGCACCTGCCTCAGGACCTGCCTCAGGACCTGCCTCAGGACCTGCCTCAGGACCTGCCGCTCAGGTTGAGCTGACTGGAGACCCCGATAAGGATAAAAAGATCAAGAATCTCAAAAAG AAACTTGATGCCATTGCCAAACTCAAGGCAGAGCAAAAGAGTGGCAAGACCTTAGAGATCAATCAGCTGTCGAAAATAGCCACAGAAGATAAGCTCTTGAAGGAACTGGAAGACCTCTCCCTCTGA